One window of Staphylococcus chromogenes genomic DNA carries:
- a CDS encoding TetR/AcrR family transcriptional regulator, whose amino-acid sequence MPKQDLRVKKTIAKLTEVLIMLLQKQRFSKITINQICMEASVHRTTFYKHFKDKNELLMHVLDATTKPYFNNDVNKRMLEPFSCLEQTLNVVMRDILKRQEDDPVFYKLLVQFFTQSINTDVQVYIKKLPKDQRFPYEVFGYVQTAIISSLNQWRIDTNTEFDATMLDHIYQTLMRYRLSKL is encoded by the coding sequence ATGCCAAAACAAGACTTACGAGTGAAAAAAACAATTGCCAAATTGACAGAAGTACTTATCATGTTATTACAAAAGCAACGATTTTCTAAAATTACCATTAATCAAATTTGTATGGAAGCAAGTGTACATAGAACGACCTTTTATAAGCATTTCAAAGATAAAAATGAACTGTTGATGCATGTGCTTGATGCAACGACTAAACCTTATTTTAATAATGATGTAAATAAACGTATGTTGGAGCCTTTTTCGTGTTTGGAACAAACATTAAATGTTGTGATGCGAGACATATTAAAACGACAAGAAGATGATCCCGTCTTTTACAAATTGCTCGTTCAATTTTTTACCCAGTCTATCAATACAGACGTGCAAGTTTATATTAAAAAGTTACCTAAAGACCAACGTTTCCCATATGAAGTGTTTGGATACGTGCAAACGGCTATTATTTCCTCACTTAATCAATGGCGTATCGATACAAATACGGAATTTGACGCTACGATGCTAGACCATATTTATCAAACATTAATGCGCTATCGTCTTTCTAAGTTATAG